From Ignisphaera aggregans DSM 17230, the proteins below share one genomic window:
- a CDS encoding hypothetical protein (KEGG: dka:DKAM_0408 hypothetical protein~SPTR: B8D3Q3 Putative uncharacterized protein) has translation MALILNLDLFQSTLILTMGMVVIVLIGIAIFNRLVKSSSEGSEMYIGGESEDVLSLKIPSSEALYWGLVRRVLGNTYRILRDIVHSGILNEWYVYMTLSFVVLLILAVTYVAMVR, from the coding sequence ATGGCTCTGATACTCAATTTAGACCTCTTCCAATCAACATTAATCTTAACTATGGGTATGGTAGTAATAGTGTTGATTGGAATTGCTATATTTAATAGATTGGTAAAAAGTAGTAGTGAGGGTAGTGAGATGTATATTGGGGGTGAGAGTGAAGATGTATTATCTCTAAAGATTCCAAGTAGTGAAGCGCTATACTGGGGATTGGTAAGAAGGGTTTTGGGTAATACATATAGGATACTTAGAGATATTGTACATAGCGGAATTTTAAATGAATGGTATGTGTATATGACTTTATCCTTTGTAGTATTATTAATATTAGCAGTGACATATGTAGCCATGGTAAGGTGA
- a CDS encoding respiratory-chain NADH dehydrogenase subunit 1 (COGs: COG1005 NADH:ubiquinone oxidoreductase subunit 1 (chain H)~InterPro IPR001694:IPR018086~KEGG: smr:Smar_0030 respiratory-chain NADH dehydrogenase, subunit 1~PFAM: respiratory-chain NADH dehydrogenase subunit 1~SPTR: A3DKI3 Respiratory-chain NADH dehydrogenase, subunit 1~PFAM: NADH dehydrogenase) has product MNIGDILMLLISLIVFPGLIFISASSLFTEWFIRKVTARIQNRMGPSYTGPFGILQPFIDFIKLIGVKELKLQRYSSTMLAGLGLLMAIGALVSSLLLLPISIVRIQAPYDVIVLIYLTVVWTLIGLIIAALSYPNPFTIAGVSRMLALATFVEPAWVVALLVPFIATSKLYNCSYSVLCTSRYTLSILGINPLYILPYILGIIAILVASQAKLMYKPFDIPEAEQELISGHITEFSGPVLALYNLAHDIETTVIALIVVYIYLGGPYPYPHLSVPGALLLIIKYFIIVTIITIIRSVFGRFRIDDAIRSIIKYSLTISIIALILSWIM; this is encoded by the coding sequence ATGAACATTGGTGACATCTTAATGTTATTAATCTCGTTGATTGTTTTTCCAGGACTTATATTCATATCAGCTTCAAGTCTATTTACTGAATGGTTTATCAGAAAGGTTACAGCAAGAATACAGAATCGTATGGGTCCATCATATACAGGTCCCTTTGGAATATTACAACCATTTATAGATTTCATCAAACTTATTGGTGTAAAGGAGCTAAAGCTACAAAGATATTCATCTACAATGCTTGCAGGGCTAGGCCTTTTAATGGCTATAGGGGCTCTAGTATCATCACTGCTGTTATTACCTATATCGATTGTGAGGATTCAAGCTCCATATGATGTTATAGTATTGATATATCTAACTGTTGTATGGACTCTTATAGGGTTGATTATAGCTGCACTTTCCTATCCCAATCCATTCACTATAGCAGGTGTCTCAAGAATGTTAGCACTTGCAACATTTGTAGAACCTGCATGGGTAGTAGCACTATTGGTACCCTTTATAGCTACTTCAAAGCTTTATAACTGTAGCTATAGTGTCTTATGCACCTCGAGATATACCCTTAGTATTCTAGGTATTAATCCTCTATACATTCTTCCATATATACTAGGGATAATAGCTATATTAGTAGCATCTCAAGCCAAGCTTATGTACAAACCATTTGATATACCTGAAGCAGAGCAGGAATTAATATCAGGTCATATAACTGAGTTCTCAGGACCTGTATTAGCTCTATATAACTTAGCTCATGATATAGAAACCACAGTTATAGCATTGATAGTAGTCTATATATATCTAGGAGGTCCATATCCATATCCCCATTTAAGTGTTCCAGGAGCACTTCTATTGATAATAAAGTATTTTATTATTGTAACAATAATAACGATAATCAGATCAGTATTTGGAAGATTTAGAATAGATGATGCAATAAGATCTATTATAAAATACAGCTTAACAATATCTATAATAGCACTTATACTATCGTGGATAATGTAG
- a CDS encoding hydrogenase maturation protease (InterPro IPR000671~KEGG: smr:Smar_1452 hydrogenase maturation protease~PFAM: peptidase M52 hydrogen uptake protein~SPTR: A3DPI2 Hydrogenase maturation protease~TIGRFAM: hydrogenase maturation protease~PFAM: Hydrogenase maturation protease~TIGRFAM: hydrogenase maturation protease): MKILTLDEACTFMRTLLESKYVFACIGTYIRSDDASALELCNNLIHEYPNNIVLCEHGLENCIGSIVELDARKIAIIDSVLIGDVSAGSIILFNEDEINETCVLSTHSIPITTSISILHNTLGPDINVVFLGIVVKNIDIGLDMSPEVENTVRNVIRCLKGR; the protein is encoded by the coding sequence ATGAAAATTCTAACACTTGATGAAGCTTGTACATTTATGAGAACATTATTAGAGAGTAAATATGTATTTGCATGTATAGGTACATATATTAGAAGTGATGATGCTTCAGCTCTAGAGCTATGTAATAATTTAATTCATGAGTATCCCAATAACATAGTGCTATGTGAGCATGGCCTAGAGAATTGCATAGGAAGTATTGTTGAGTTGGATGCAAGAAAAATAGCTATAATAGATTCTGTTTTAATAGGGGATGTCTCTGCGGGAAGCATCATATTATTCAATGAAGATGAAATCAACGAAACATGTGTCCTATCTACACACTCTATTCCCATCACTACATCTATCTCAATTCTGCATAATACTCTAGGACCAGATATCAATGTAGTCTTCTTGGGTATAGTAGTGAAAAATATTGATATAGGGCTTGATATGAGCCCCGAGGTAGAAAATACTGTTAGGAATGTCATAAGGTGTTTAAAGGGGAGATAA
- a CDS encoding hydrogenase expression/synthesis HypA (COGs: COG0375 Zn finger protein HypA/HybF (possibly regulating hydrogenase expression)~InterPro IPR000688~KEGG: pho:PH1581 hydrogenase nickel incorporation protein~PFAM: hydrogenase expression/synthesis HypA~SPTR: B5I9N6 Hydrogenase expression/synthesis hypA family~PFAM: Hydrogenase expression/synthesis hypA family) → MHEWALAEAIVKSIEQRAEELKTNSINYVEIIIGELQQIDEEILSFALNELLKSLREERNIIVKELKFSREEAVFKCNVCGYIWKLSDYAIDEEYKESIHFIPEIIFTIHQCPKCGSSDFDIVRGRGIGIRFENNARI, encoded by the coding sequence ATGCATGAATGGGCATTAGCTGAGGCAATAGTTAAAAGTATAGAGCAGAGAGCAGAGGAGTTAAAGACTAATAGTATTAACTATGTTGAGATTATCATAGGAGAGCTACAACAAATTGATGAAGAAATTCTTAGTTTTGCATTAAATGAATTGTTAAAAAGTCTTAGGGAGGAAAGAAATATAATTGTTAAGGAACTTAAGTTCTCTAGGGAGGAGGCTGTATTTAAGTGTAATGTATGTGGATATATATGGAAGCTAAGTGATTATGCGATTGATGAAGAATATAAGGAGTCTATACATTTTATACCTGAAATTATTTTTACAATTCATCAGTGCCCCAAGTGTGGATCAAGCGACTTTGATATTGTCAGAGGTAGAGGTATAGGTATAAGGTTTGAGAATAATGCAAGAATATGA
- a CDS encoding Isoleucyl-tRNA synthetase (COGs: COG0060 Isoleucyl-tRNA synthetase~InterProIPR015905:IPR015413:IPR013155:IPR002300:IPR 001412:IPR016158:IPR002301~KEGG: iho:Igni_1017 isoleucyl-tRNA synthetase~PFAM: aminoacyl-tRNA synthetase class Ia; tRNA synthetase valyl/leucyl anticodon-binding; tRNA synthetase class I (M)~SPTR: A8AB94 Isoleucyl-tRNA synthetase~TIGRFAM: isoleucyl-tRNA synthetase~PFAM: tRNA synthetases class I (I, L, M and V); Anticodon-binding domain~TIGRFAM: isoleucyl-tRNA synthetase) gives MITLSSGALVKGRYNPLSVEKWVMDFWERNKIYEKVKGLLCREQKKLFRFLEGPPTANGFMHVGHARGRTFKDVMLRYMRMKGYCVWDQAGWDTQGLPVELEVERNLRIKTKKDIETYGVENFVRECQKLVDYYIDSWRKASIRLGLWLDYDNAYETRNPRYIEAVWHFLKSMWDRGYLYEDLRVVPVCPRCETALSSHEVAQGYKTIKDPSLYFKVPLEEEQNTYLIAWTTTPWTIISNEAVAVHPTEMYVKIKVGNEYWILAEKRLESFVKTVNIEKYDIVEAFPGSYLYNKKYIHPLAEEVPKHREHEPINHRILVAEWVSMEEGTGVVHIAPAHGPEDFELGKRHGLILFRPIQKNGIFTEEAGKYAGKWFKEANPMVISDLMKKNLVVFVDEIEHEYPHCWRCETPLMYFADRQWFIKIEPIKDAMIRENNSVRWYPEWAGKRFADWINSARDWCISRERYWGTPLPIWTCMSCGNRIAIGSIDELKQYALNPEELHDIHRPWIDRIKFRCPKCGGIMVREPFVVDVWLDSGMAHTASLKQIAREENFSILFPYDWITEAIDQTRGWFYTLLFTSVALYNSTPYRSVLCQGHVLDKFGKKMSKSRGNVIWALDFMDKNGADVLRLYLLSKAAPWDNINFDPDETQDIRKILDILWNSVNFAITYMDLDKWDASNIDKDLQGLLPEDYWIIYELDRLIKSVDAAILSGDLHIAIRNILNFITETLSHRYITVIRPRVWLEEDSPEKRSAYAVLYIVLSTLFKILAPFAPFISEYLYQAFTKKYAPKDIAKESIHMENWPTIDESLLNETMWNSVEEIFDFAEKILRIRAEKGIKRRWPIKKAVIVSDDMKKASLYSKVSRILMIYSNVKNIEIVTDTSKNIDQTMVLVMDKPAKLYVDLTIDEELLMEGLARDLIRRIQMLRKNLNLPVDYTIKRTYIYSNVQIIQEMLRKFKNYIERETRVAEIFIASNEDIPGEKHKWNIDEYEVIISIEL, from the coding sequence GTGATAACATTATCTAGTGGAGCTCTAGTAAAGGGAAGATATAATCCATTATCAGTAGAAAAATGGGTAATGGATTTTTGGGAGAGAAATAAGATTTATGAGAAGGTAAAAGGATTGCTATGTAGAGAACAGAAGAAATTATTTAGATTCCTCGAAGGACCTCCCACAGCTAATGGTTTTATGCATGTTGGACATGCAAGGGGGAGGACTTTTAAGGATGTTATGCTAAGATATATGAGAATGAAAGGATATTGTGTATGGGATCAAGCAGGTTGGGATACACAAGGACTTCCAGTTGAACTAGAGGTAGAGAGGAATCTTCGTATCAAAACTAAAAAAGATATTGAAACATATGGTGTTGAGAATTTTGTAAGAGAGTGCCAAAAGCTTGTTGACTACTATATAGATTCATGGAGAAAAGCAAGCATAAGACTAGGTCTATGGCTTGACTATGATAATGCTTATGAGACTAGAAATCCGAGATATATTGAGGCTGTATGGCATTTCCTTAAGAGTATGTGGGATAGGGGATATCTATATGAGGATCTAAGAGTGGTTCCTGTATGTCCCAGATGTGAAACAGCATTAAGTTCTCATGAAGTTGCACAAGGTTATAAAACAATTAAGGATCCAAGCCTATATTTTAAGGTGCCTCTAGAAGAAGAGCAAAATACATATCTAATTGCATGGACAACAACACCCTGGACAATAATATCCAATGAAGCAGTAGCAGTTCATCCCACGGAAATGTATGTGAAGATTAAGGTAGGTAATGAATATTGGATTTTAGCAGAGAAACGTTTAGAAAGCTTTGTAAAGACTGTTAACATTGAGAAATACGATATTGTTGAAGCATTCCCAGGTTCATATCTATACAATAAGAAATACATACACCCACTAGCTGAGGAGGTACCAAAACATAGAGAACATGAACCTATAAATCACCGTATATTGGTAGCAGAATGGGTTAGTATGGAGGAGGGTACAGGTGTAGTACATATAGCTCCTGCACATGGACCAGAAGATTTTGAGCTTGGAAAAAGACATGGACTAATATTGTTTAGACCTATACAAAAGAATGGTATATTCACTGAAGAAGCAGGAAAATACGCTGGAAAATGGTTTAAAGAAGCTAATCCTATGGTTATATCTGATCTAATGAAGAAAAACCTTGTTGTATTTGTAGATGAAATAGAGCATGAGTATCCTCATTGCTGGCGCTGTGAAACACCGTTGATGTATTTTGCCGATAGGCAGTGGTTTATAAAGATAGAGCCAATAAAAGATGCTATGATTAGAGAGAATAACTCAGTGAGATGGTATCCAGAGTGGGCTGGTAAAAGATTTGCTGATTGGATAAATAGTGCTAGAGATTGGTGTATCTCAAGAGAACGATATTGGGGTACACCGTTACCAATATGGACATGTATGTCATGCGGTAATAGAATAGCTATAGGAAGTATTGATGAACTTAAACAATATGCTCTAAATCCTGAGGAGCTCCATGATATACATAGACCATGGATAGATAGGATCAAGTTTAGATGTCCAAAATGTGGAGGTATTATGGTTAGAGAGCCTTTTGTTGTTGATGTATGGCTAGATAGTGGTATGGCTCATACAGCATCACTAAAACAGATAGCACGAGAAGAGAACTTCAGCATTCTATTCCCATATGATTGGATAACCGAGGCAATAGACCAGACCAGAGGATGGTTCTATACACTCTTATTCACATCAGTAGCTCTATATAATAGTACACCATATAGATCCGTTCTTTGTCAAGGACATGTACTGGATAAATTTGGTAAGAAGATGAGTAAGAGTAGAGGCAATGTTATATGGGCTCTAGATTTTATGGATAAAAATGGAGCTGATGTATTAAGGCTCTACCTATTGTCTAAAGCAGCACCCTGGGATAATATTAATTTTGATCCTGATGAAACGCAAGATATTAGGAAGATTCTAGATATATTGTGGAACTCTGTCAATTTTGCTATAACCTATATGGATCTAGATAAATGGGATGCATCAAATATAGATAAGGATCTACAAGGACTATTACCAGAGGATTACTGGATTATCTATGAGCTAGATAGACTTATCAAGAGTGTTGATGCTGCAATATTAAGTGGAGATCTCCATATTGCTATAAGAAATATATTAAACTTCATAACGGAAACCCTTAGCCATAGATATATCACGGTTATTAGACCGAGGGTATGGCTTGAAGAAGATTCTCCTGAGAAGAGATCGGCCTATGCTGTTCTATATATAGTATTATCAACATTGTTTAAGATTCTAGCACCTTTTGCACCATTTATATCTGAATATCTATACCAAGCATTTACAAAGAAGTATGCACCTAAGGATATAGCAAAAGAGAGTATCCATATGGAAAACTGGCCTACAATAGATGAATCTTTGCTGAATGAAACCATGTGGAACAGTGTTGAAGAAATATTTGATTTTGCTGAAAAGATTTTACGAATAAGAGCTGAGAAGGGTATAAAGAGGAGGTGGCCAATTAAAAAAGCTGTAATAGTATCAGATGATATGAAGAAGGCGTCATTGTATAGTAAAGTATCTAGAATATTGATGATATATTCAAATGTGAAAAATATTGAAATAGTTACGGATACCTCTAAAAACATAGATCAGACTATGGTATTAGTTATGGATAAACCAGCTAAGCTATATGTTGATTTAACAATAGATGAAGAACTATTGATGGAAGGACTTGCAAGAGATCTTATTAGAAGAATACAGATGCTTAGAAAGAATCTAAATCTGCCTGTTGACTATACTATCAAGAGAACATACATATATAGTAATGTTCAAATAATTCAAGAAATGCTTAGGAAATTTAAGAATTATATAGAGAGGGAAACAAGAGTAGCAGAGATATTTATAGCTAGTAATGAAGATATACCTGGAGAAAAACATAAATGGAACATAGATGAATACGAGGTTATTATCTCAATAGAGCTATGA
- a CDS encoding methionyl-tRNA synthetase, beta subunit (COGs: COG0073 EMAP domain~InterPro IPR002547:IPR004495~KEGG: ape:APE_0675.1 tRNA-binding protein~PFAM: t-RNA-binding domain protein~SPTR: Q9YE98 TRNA-binding protein~TIGRFAM: methionyl-tRNA synthetase, beta subunit~PFAM: Putative tRNA binding domain~TIGRFAM: methionyl-tRNA synthetase C-terminal region/beta chain) yields the protein MGESSFIDIDEFKRIDLRVGVVESAERIPGSKKLLKLIVNLGNERRQIIAGIAQWYEPQSLIGKQVIVVANLKPKKFMGYESQGMILATCDEEKPILLTLAEPGKPGSKIC from the coding sequence ATGGGAGAATCTAGTTTTATAGATATAGATGAGTTTAAGAGGATAGATCTGAGAGTTGGGGTAGTTGAGTCTGCTGAAAGAATTCCAGGATCAAAAAAGCTTTTGAAATTAATAGTTAATCTTGGTAATGAGAGAAGACAGATCATAGCTGGAATAGCTCAGTGGTATGAGCCCCAGAGTCTTATAGGTAAACAAGTGATTGTTGTAGCAAATCTAAAGCCAAAGAAGTTTATGGGATATGAGAGCCAGGGAATGATCTTAGCTACTTGTGATGAGGAGAAGCCTATACTATTAACACTAGCTGAACCTGGAAAACCGGGTTCAAAAATCTGTTAA
- a CDS encoding hypothetical protein (KEGG: bhy:BHWA1_00372 hypothetical protein) produces MYSISSVISLTQKFIINIGNVDELCYQIYSIFRDNALSMAIDRPLCNRMIIIGKDFELRVYVTTQYEGIISIFMELENNIKQFFNNINNLLSNIYKVLNKICNIEPNIRVTLRKIFRTRNKIDINLIQLKLKNLGIATVSKEEKIIDDLHLKIFHGTIIGKKLKKYDIYITLLQNDNIELGLTVDFRSSYNELYSFLEEANNLMNVIELNVVVNSDING; encoded by the coding sequence ATGTATAGCATTAGCAGCGTTATATCCTTAACACAGAAGTTTATCATCAATATTGGCAATGTGGATGAACTGTGTTATCAGATATACTCTATATTTAGGGATAATGCTTTATCTATGGCTATAGATAGACCATTGTGTAATAGAATGATTATAATAGGAAAAGATTTTGAATTAAGAGTCTATGTCACTACACAGTATGAGGGTATTATTAGTATCTTTATGGAATTAGAGAATAATATAAAACAATTCTTTAACAATATAAATAACCTTCTATCAAATATATACAAAGTATTAAATAAGATTTGTAACATAGAGCCCAACATTAGAGTGACACTTAGAAAAATCTTTAGAACTAGAAATAAGATAGACATTAATCTAATTCAGCTAAAACTAAAAAATCTTGGAATAGCAACAGTATCAAAGGAAGAAAAAATTATTGATGATCTACATCTAAAAATATTCCATGGCACAATAATAGGTAAAAAACTAAAGAAATATGACATCTATATAACACTTCTACAGAATGATAATATAGAGTTGGGATTAACAGTAGATTTTAGAAGCTCTTACAATGAACTATATAGTTTTTTAGAAGAAGCTAATAATCTAATGAATGTAATTGAGTTAAACGTAGTAGTAAATAGTGATATAAATGGATAG
- a CDS encoding hypothetical protein (PFAM: CobQ/CobB/MinD/ParA nucleotide binding domain), which translates to MQEYDYRLKLIESRIKSLSFLIPIVSPKGGVGKTTISSALALLLAHHGLPTALLDLDITNPTAHIFLGIDINNIQPYEDKGIVPPYIDKNLEFMSIVFFSHDNVLPLRGRYITNAIREIFAITRWRSRVLVIDMPPGFSDPIIEIVRFTTKLLPLVVSTCDKLSIISSKKLLSYLKNKNIEILGIIGNMCRKGDDEAIIRLSQEFSIDHLGSVEPIENLYTTYGHPKKILQIFGNYLDKVARKVIKIYENSNT; encoded by the exons ATGCAAGAATATGATTATAGACTTAAACTAATAGAGTCTCGAATCAAATCCTTAAGTTTT TTAATTCCTATTGTAAGTCCTAAGGGAGGTGTTGGAAAAACCACAATCTCATCTGCTTTAGCACTACTCCTAGCACACCATGGCTTACCCACAGCTCTTTTAGATCTAGATATTACAAATCCAACAGCACATATATTCCTAGGTATTGATATAAATAATATCCAGCCCTATGAAGATAAAGGGATTGTTCCTCCATATATTGATAAAAACCTAGAATTTATGAGTATAGTATTCTTCTCCCATGACAATGTTCTACCTTTGAGGGGTAGGTATATCACTAATGCTATAAGAGAGATCTTTGCTATAACTAGGTGGAGAAGCAGAGTACTAGTTATAGATATGCCCCCTGGATTCTCAGATCCCATAATAGAAATAGTTCGCTTTACAACTAAGCTTTTACCACTGGTTGTATCTACATGCGATAAATTGTCAATTATATCGTCAAAAAAACTATTAAGTTATCTGAAGAATAAGAATATAGAGATTCTTGGCATAATTGGAAATATGTGTAGAAAAGGTGATGATGAAGCTATAATTAGGCTTTCCCAAGAGTTTTCCATAGACCATCTAGGTTCCGTTGAACCTATAGAAAATCTCTATACAACCTATGGACATCCTAAGAAAATTCTTCAAATATTTGGCAATTATTTAGATAAAGTTGCTAGAAAGGTGATAAAGATCTATGAAAATTCTAACACTTGA
- a CDS encoding Protein of unknown function DUF359 (COGs: COG1909 conserved hypothetical protein~InterPro IPR007164~KEGG: mja:MJ0395 hypothetical protein~PFAM: Protein of unknown function DUF359~SPTR: C5TRD6 Putative uncharacterized protein~PFAM: Protein of unknown function (DUF359)) → MLNDLGITKNGTAECFLMPNELRNLLTYFHIYKCSYVLTLRGDRESIGILLRLYYSNYVHETMVVGDYCCKTYIEFVGVPRLCIVDGKTLRYNNTDIRDIERRFNYVERCVNPRGCITTNCMEAIKRCYKEGVPCLLIVDGEEDLLTLATIILIDHGIVVYGVPHEGIAIIPIDKAKVDAINIFSQFIRLNSLGYKDLNYV, encoded by the coding sequence ATGTTGAATGATCTTGGGATTACAAAAAATGGAACTGCAGAATGTTTCTTGATGCCTAACGAACTTAGAAATCTTTTAACATATTTCCATATTTATAAATGTTCATATGTATTAACATTAAGGGGTGATAGGGAAAGCATAGGTATTTTACTACGTCTATACTATTCTAATTATGTCCATGAAACCATGGTGGTAGGAGATTATTGTTGTAAAACTTATATCGAGTTTGTTGGAGTGCCAAGACTTTGTATTGTAGATGGAAAGACATTGCGTTATAACAATACTGATATTAGAGATATTGAAAGAAGATTTAACTATGTTGAAAGATGTGTAAATCCTAGGGGATGTATTACAACAAATTGTATGGAAGCTATCAAAAGGTGTTACAAAGAGGGAGTTCCATGTCTATTAATAGTTGATGGAGAGGAAGACCTCTTAACTCTAGCAACAATAATATTAATAGATCATGGTATAGTAGTATATGGTGTTCCACATGAAGGTATTGCAATAATACCTATAGATAAAGCTAAAGTAGATGCTATTAATATATTCTCCCAATTCATAAGACTGAATAGTTTGGGGTACAAGGATCTGAACTATGTATAG